The Narcine bancroftii isolate sNarBan1 chromosome 6, sNarBan1.hap1, whole genome shotgun sequence genome window below encodes:
- the rbm12 gene encoding RNA-binding protein 12 — translation MAVVIRLQGLPIVAGTMDIRHFFSGLTIPDGGVHIVGGELGEAFIVFSTDEDARLGMMRGGGTIKGSKVSLLLSSKTEMQNMIELSRRRFETGNVDMPPVGSNRPGPPSNTALSGRGNLPTTMANLNTPAMVTTASSLHEGLSSKNVPTFSAASVGSTPSSLNPTFSSPGFSMGSTMTSGMPPLNTINSVPPLPPLPPLPTMPSLPPMPSIPPIGILPTLPPVPPLPPIAPLAPIPPMPPIPPIPSLPPMPLNAGSSLPLGSSGPSGMNGSGSGLGISSSLGSMYMGPLGSLNPIHPLNSHSSLSKGPPPINPDDLYVHVYGMPFTAMESDVREFFHGLRIDAVHMMKDHLGRNNRDAMVKFYGPSDTFEALKRHGKMMMGQRFANVFPATERQWLNASIGFNAPKSMGPPPAIGHYGQNLPPFHTSRSESPSRRERSRSRSPHEKEFCVYLKGLPYEAENKHIMEFFNKLELIEDSIYIAYGPNGRATGEGFVEFKNPTDYQAALCRHKQYMGSRFIQVHPITKKAMLEKLEIIQKRTHNFVQSEQKREITVKTEEGCGSPKICGHIWNIPYNVTKSDVFQFLEGIGLAENGVQILVDCNGQGLGQALVHFLNEEEAQKAERLHRKKLNGRNAFLQLITPEQKQEMETNPPFQAKGQKNPNQGSLDPPFLPSVGEKMFSPGGNSSNLNGPAPTFNPVSSFSASNNLFGPGTVPTSGMSVSTGDGPVGGTTFGSSSASNFPTPGAEPTFGGGPLSTNSPTVVKVQNLPFKVSVDEILDFFYGYRVIPDSVCLQFNEQGMPTGEAMVAFESCDEAMSAVVDLSDRPMGSRKVKLVLG, via the coding sequence ATGGCCGTGGTCATCCGCTTGCAGGGTCTCCCCATTGTGGCGGGGACAATGGATATCCGCCATTTCTTCTCTGGATTAACCATTCCTGATGGTGGCGTGCATATTGTAGGTGGTGAACTTGGTGAGGCTTTCATCGTTTTCTCCACAGATGAAGATGCACGGCTTGGTATGATGCGTGGTGGGGGTACAATTAAAGGATCCAAAGTATCACTACTACTGAGTAGTAAAACTGAAATGCAAAATATGATTGAGCTCAGTCGTAGACGTTTTGAAACTGGTAACGTAGATATGCCACCAGTGGGCTCCAACCGACCAGGGCCACCTAGTAATACTGCTCTGAGTGGAAGGGGTAATTTGCCTACAACTATGGCTAATCTAAACACTCCCGCTATGGTTACCACAGCTTCTTCATTACATGAAGGCTTGAGCAGTAAAAATGTGCCTACCTTTTCTGCTGCCAGTGTTGGAAGTACACCCTCAAGTCTGAATCCAACGTTTAGCAGCCCTGGGTTTAGTATGGGATCGACTATGACCAGTGgtatgccaccattgaatactatAAACTCTGTGCCACCTCTGCCACCACTTCCTCCTTTACCCACAATGCCATCACTGCCACCCATGCCTTCAATTCCTCCAATTGGTATTTTGCCCACACTGCCACCAGTGCCTCCCCTTCCTCCAATAGCACCTCTTGCTCCTATTCCCCCAATGCCACCTATACCCCCTATACCTAGCCTACCACCCATGCCTCTGAATGCAGGCAGCTCTCTTCCTCTAGGAAGCTCTGGGCCCAGTGGAATGAATGGCTCTGGATCTGGCTTGGGCATCAGTAGCAGCTTAGGTTCAATGTATATGGGTCCCTTAGGTTCGTTGAACCCCATTCACCCCTTAAATTCGCATAGTTCATTGAGTAAAGGGCCACCACCAATTAATCCAGATGATTTGTATGTCCATGTTTATGGAATGCCATTCACTGcaatggaatcagatgtgagagAATTCTTTCACGGACTTCGAATTGACGCAGTGCACATGATGAAAGACCATTTGGGACGCAATAACAGAGATGCGATGGTGAAGTTTTATGGCCCGTCAGACACTTTTGAAGCTCTGAAACGGCATGGAAAAATGATGATGGGCCAACGATTTGCCAATGTGTTCCCCGCAACAGAGAGACAATGGTTGAATGCTTCAATTGGCTTTAATGCCCCCAAAAGCATGGGCCCCCCACCAGCAATTGGGCATTATGGACAAAACTTGCCGCCATTTCACACATCTCGGTCTGAATCCCCGAGCCGACGCGAACGATCACGATCACGTTCTCCTCACGAGAAGGAGTTCTGTGTCTATTTGAAAGGTTTAccatatgaagctgaaaacaagCACATTATGGAATTTTTCAACAAGTTGGAGCTCATAGAGGATAGCATCTACATAGCCTATGGACCAAATGGAAGAGCCACTGGTGAAGGGTTTGTGGAATTTAAAAATCCTACTGATTATCAAGCAGCATTGTGCCGCCACAAACAGTACATGGGCAGTCGCTTCATCCAGGTGCACCCCATTACCAAAAAAGCAATGTTAGAAAAGCTGGAAATCATCCAGAAAAGAACACACAATTTTGTGCAGAGtgagcaaaagagagaaataactGTGAAAACCGAGGAAGGATGTGGGTCACCAAAAATATGTGGCCACATATGGAATATACCCTATAATGTAACAAAAAGTGATGTGTTTCAGTTTCTGGAAGGTATTGGACTGGCAGAAAATGGTGTGCAGATTCTTGTGGACTGCAATGGTCAAGGGCTGGGGCAAGCACTTGTGCACTTCTTAAATGAAGAAGAAGCACAAAAGGCTGAAAGACTACATCGCAAAAAATTAAATGGGCGCAATGCATTTCTCCAACTAATCACTCCTGAGCAAaagcaagaaatggaaacaaacccaCCATTTCAGGCCAAAGGTCAAAAAAATCCAAACCAAGGAAGTCTTGATCCTCCTTTCCTCCCAAGTGTTGGAGAGAAAATGTTTTCTCCTGGTGGCAATTCAAGTAATCTTAATGGCCCTGCACCAACATTCAACCCTGTTAGTAGCTTTAGTGCATCAAATAATCTGTTTGGTCCTGGAACAGTTCCTACATCTGGGATGAGTGTGAGTACTGGTGATGGCCCAGTGGGAGGGACTACATTTGGCAGTAGCAGTGCAAGTAATTTTCCAACACCAGGGGCTGAGCCGACCTTTGGAGGTGGTCCTCTAAGTACCAACAGTCCAACAGTGGTTAAAGTTCAGAATTTACCCTTTAAGGTGTCTGTGGATGAAATATTGGATTTCTTTTATGGCTACCGTGTGATTCCTGATTCTGTGTGCCTGCAATTCAATGAGCAAGGCATGCCTACAGGTGAGGCAATGGTTGCTTTTGAATCCTGTGACGAAGCAATGTCAGCAGTTGTTGACCTCAGTGATAGACCAATGGGTTCAAGGAAAGTTAAATTAGTCTTGGGTTAA